From the Xyrauchen texanus isolate HMW12.3.18 chromosome 37, RBS_HiC_50CHRs, whole genome shotgun sequence genome, one window contains:
- the LOC127630845 gene encoding sortilin-like, whose protein sequence is MGRLGHLFIVLFFHIAFGVDFQMDSGSAHRVYVRTPDSAKSLIGTKSDADFALPHHHIQKRSVDLGSDSCNGLRGYDTTLKSNTHNWTFPDISGTVSLAWVGDGTGVVLALTTFQVPLYFLRVGQSNLYRSENYGKSFQDVTELINNTFINTDFGIAIGPESSGKVILTGDSSRGSGARIFISKDFGKTFINKDLPFHPLMQIMYNPKISDVLVAISNKNDLWISKDFGAKWTKIHEMVCVVKWGIDALFFSANLNGSCYDRGMLVLRRSVDLGVNIKTVAERIYSFGIGGRFLFISVMTGSMMESAAEEIMRSIHVSVDKGDSWNMAQLPPVSHEQFYSILAASDEMVFMHVDEPGDTGFGTIYVSDDRGTIYSKSLERHLYTTIGGDTDFTNVTSLRGVFTTSVLAEDGSVQTVITFDQGGEWVPLKKPENSQCDSASKDKERCSLHIHASYSTSKKLNVPMLPLSEPNAIGLILAHGSVGDAISLMTPDVFVSDDGGYTWLQALKGPHHYAILDSGGLLVAVEHNIAIPISEIKFSTDEGQCWHVYKFTQTPMYFTGLASEPGARSVNVSLWGYEDALISHWVTYTIDFRDLLTHNCTANDYVQWLAHSDDISDPEDGCMLGYKERFLRVRKDSVCWIGRDYVVTKQHTPCRCTLDDFLCDFGYYRTENSSKCIEQADLKGHDLDICINGEKEQLQTSGYRKIPGDKCEGGQQPERKVIDLRKKCVSNLLDTQQMTDKPTSHIAPVIAIVTAVLLISVVFGVLFVRKYVCGGRVLVHRYSVLQHNVEANGVDEPLETDVTGAPKNDFHDDSDEDILE, encoded by the exons ATGGGAAGACTAGGACACTTATTTATAGTTTTATTCTTTCACATTGCATTTGGTGTGGATTTCCAAATGGATTCAGGATCCGCGCACCGGGTGTATGTGAGGACTCCTGATTCCGCGAAAAGTCTTATCGGGACGAAGTCTGATGCAGATTTTGCTCTTCCTCATCATCACATTCAGAAAAGAAGCGTTGATCTTGGGTCAGATTCCTGTAATGGTTTGCGGGGATATGATACCACATTAAAAAGCAATACGCACAAC TGGACTTTCCCTGATATAAGTGGAACGGTGTCTTTGGCTTGGGTAGGAGATGGAACTGGG GTTGTGCTAGCCCTGACGACATTTCAGGTGCCACTTTACTTCCTGAGAGTCGGTCAGTCTAACCTCTATAGAAG TGAAAACTATGGGAAGTCATTTCAGGATGTTACAGAGCTCATCAACAACACCTTTATCAACACTGATTTTGGGATTGCTATCGGTCCTGAAAGCTCTGGCAAG GTAATCCTTACAGGAGATTCATCCAGAGGGAGTGGTGCcagaatttttatttcaaaagacttCGGGAAGACTTTTATCAACAAGGACTTGCCCTTCCACCCACTAATGCAGATAATGTACAATCCTAAAATCTCAGATGTGCTTGTGGCCATCAGCAACAAG AATGATCTTTGGATCTCTAAAGACTTTGGTGCAAAATGGACGAAAATTCATGAGatggtgtgtgttgtgaaatg GGGAATAGATGCTCTGTTCTTCTCTGCCAATCTTAACGGATCCTGTT ATGATAGAGGGATGCTGGTCCTGAGGAGGTCAGTTGACCTTGGCGTCAACATAAAGACAGTCGCTGAAAGGATCTACTCCTTTGGGATTGGTGGACGCTTCCTGTTCATTTCAGTTATGACTGGAAGCATGATGGAGTCAGCAGCAGAG GAGATAATGCGTTCAATACACGTATCAGTAGATAAAGGTGATTCGTGGAACATGGCCCAACTTCCTCCAGTCAGTCATGAGCAGTTCTACTCGATACTGGCAGCCAGTGATGAAATGGTCTTCATGCATGTGGATGAACCAGGAG ACACTGGGTTTGGCACCATCTATGTGTCAGATGACAGGGGCACTATATATTCTAAGTCTCTCGAGCGCCATTTGTATACGACCATAGGAGGCGACACAGATTTCACGAACGTCACTTCACTCAGAGGAGTTTTCACTACTAGTGTCCTGGCTGAGG ATGGCTCTGTGCAGACTGTAATAACATTTGATCAGGGTGGAGAGTGGGTTCCTTTGAAGAAACCGGAGAACAGCCAGTGTGATTCTGCAAGCAAAGATAAAGAGAGG TGTAGTCTGCATATTCATGCCTCATACAGCACCTCCAAGAAGCTAAATGTTCCCATGCTGCCTTTGAGTGAACCCAATGCTATTGGACTCATCTTGGCACATG GCAGTGTTGGTGATGCAATTTCATTAATGACTCCTGATGTGTTTGTATCTGATGATGGTGGCTACACCTGGCTGCAAGCTCTGAAGGGTCCGCACCACTATGCTATTCTGGACTCAGGAGGCCTGTTGGTGGCCGTGGAACACAATATAGCCATACCCATCTCTGAGATCAA GTTTTCTACCGATGAGGGGCAATGTTGGCATGTTTATAAGTTCACCCAGACGCCGATGTACTTCACAGGGTTGGCCTCAGAGCCTGGCGCCCGCTCAGTGAACGTCAGTCTCTGGGGTTATGAAGATGCTTTGATCAGCCACTGGGTAACTTACACCATTGACTTTAGAGACCTGCTGACTCATAACT GCACCGCAAATGATTATGTCCAGTGGCTGGCTCACTCTGATGATATCAGCGACCCGGAAGATGGCTGCATGCTGGGTTATAAGGAGCGCTTCCTTCGTGTGAGAAAGGACTCAGTTTGCTGGATTGGCAGGGATTATGTAGTCACCAAGCAGCACACGCCATGCCGCTGCACGCTGGATGACTTCCTGTG TGACTTTGGATACTACCGTACAGAGAACAGCTCAAAATGTATTGAACAGGCTGATCTCAAAGGCCATGATTTGGATATCTGCATCAATGGCGAAAAGGAACAGCTACAGACCAGCGG GTACCGAAAGATTCCGGGTGATAAATGTGAAGGAGGGCAACAACCAGAAAGAAAAGTGATTGACCTGAGGAAGAAATGCGTCAGCAATCTGCTGGACACTCAACAGATG ACAGATAAACCTACCTCACATATTGCCCCTGTCATTGCAATCGTCACAGCCGTCCTGCTTATCAGTGTAGTGTTTGGAGTTCTCTTTGTAAGGAAATATGTTTGTGGTGGAAG GGTCCTGGTACACAGATACTCAGTTTTACAGCATAATGTGGAAGCCAATGGTGTAGATGAGCCACTGGAAACAGATGTGACTGGAGCACCTAAGAATGATTTCCATGACGATTCAGATGAG GACATTCTGGAGTAA